In Streptomyces sp. NBC_00483, a single window of DNA contains:
- a CDS encoding sodium:solute symporter family protein: MNTALAILGSAFVLVLVLGLLARRGRTMDLEQWSVGGRGLGSLLVFLLAAGENFTTYTFLGGSGGAYSMGGPMIYMFSSICYVVFYWLAPPIWAYARRHKLLTAPDLYAHKYRSKGFGVLTAVVGVVSLVPYLVLQLKGLGIIVHECSYGRISQGAAVWIGVAVIAVYVTVSGLRGTAWNAIIKDTLMLVLVVGLGLYLPIHYYGGLGDMFHALSAAHPHFLTLPDHGYSVWWYISTSLLFALGICTWPHMMPGILAARSAKALRRNAVITPAYQIVLVMVLVIGFTAVLKVPGLKDGDLALLSLAKDALPPWLVGLVGVAGMLAALVPGAMLLQSAAMLVAKNIYQTARPATSERTVGRLSRLLVPVLALVAAVLTFRGGEAIAMLLIMAYGFVVQLFPVLVASMWRRNPVTTAGAWAGVCTGVAIVSWTTLTDATSASLLPWAPRPVQDLDVGVVAMVANILVLAVVSAATRHRAGHPDDTRPATAAATVPEGAAL, encoded by the coding sequence CGTGTTCCTCCTCGCCGCCGGCGAGAACTTCACCACGTACACCTTCCTCGGTGGCAGTGGCGGCGCCTACTCGATGGGCGGGCCGATGATCTACATGTTCTCGTCGATCTGCTACGTCGTCTTCTACTGGCTGGCCCCGCCGATCTGGGCGTACGCCCGCCGCCACAAGCTGCTCACCGCCCCGGACCTGTACGCGCACAAGTACCGCTCGAAGGGGTTCGGTGTGCTCACCGCCGTCGTCGGCGTGGTGTCCCTCGTGCCGTATCTGGTGCTGCAGCTCAAGGGGCTCGGCATCATCGTCCACGAGTGCTCGTACGGGCGGATCTCGCAGGGCGCCGCCGTGTGGATCGGGGTCGCCGTCATCGCCGTGTACGTCACGGTGTCCGGGCTGCGCGGCACCGCTTGGAACGCCATCATCAAGGACACGTTGATGCTCGTCCTCGTCGTGGGGCTCGGTCTTTATCTGCCGATCCACTACTACGGCGGGCTCGGCGACATGTTCCACGCGCTGTCCGCCGCCCACCCGCACTTCCTGACACTCCCCGACCACGGGTACAGCGTGTGGTGGTACATCTCCACCAGCCTGCTGTTCGCCCTCGGCATCTGTACGTGGCCGCACATGATGCCCGGCATCCTGGCGGCCCGTAGTGCCAAGGCGCTGCGCCGCAATGCCGTGATCACACCCGCGTACCAGATCGTCCTGGTCATGGTCCTCGTCATCGGGTTCACCGCCGTGCTCAAGGTGCCGGGTCTCAAGGACGGGGACCTCGCGCTGCTGTCACTCGCCAAGGACGCGCTGCCGCCGTGGCTGGTCGGCCTCGTCGGGGTCGCGGGCATGCTCGCCGCGCTCGTCCCGGGTGCCATGCTGCTTCAGTCCGCCGCGATGCTGGTCGCGAAGAACATCTACCAGACGGCCCGCCCCGCCACGAGCGAGCGGACCGTCGGACGGCTCAGCCGCCTGCTGGTACCGGTGCTCGCGCTCGTCGCCGCCGTGCTCACCTTCCGCGGCGGCGAGGCCATCGCGATGCTGCTGATCATGGCGTACGGGTTCGTGGTCCAGCTCTTCCCGGTACTCGTCGCGTCGATGTGGCGGCGCAATCCGGTCACCACCGCCGGTGCCTGGGCCGGTGTGTGCACCGGTGTCGCCATCGTCAGCTGGACCACGCTCACCGATGCCACCAGTGCGAGCCTGCTGCCATGGGCGCCGCGGCCGGTGCAGGACCTCGACGTAGGTGTCGTCGCCATGGTCGCCAACATTCTCGTACTCGCCGTCGTCAGCGCGGCCACCCGGCACCGCGCCGGACACCCGGACGACACCCGCCCCGCCACCGCCGCTGCCACCGTCCCGGAAGGAGCCGCCCTGTGA
- a CDS encoding HAL/PAL/TAL family ammonia-lyase has protein sequence MTTADTTATAPLVLGDRPLTLDGLVAVARHHRPVALGAAAEKAMAPSAAWISRLTDDMAEGAAARPVYSVNTGFGSLAGRQAFETAADAVELSRRLIVSNACGVGRYCGEDVVRATMLIRASSLARGYSGVRPDVVHTLLAMLNSGVHPAIPEYGSLGASGDLIPLAHLALVLSRPAGDTDPEEDSGLAHYEGELVSGRAAMAAAGIDRLALGAKEGLALTNGTSYSTALCALALADAENLLATAEVTAAMSIEALLGFGDAFLPQLHEARGHPGQIATAARLRELLDGSAFVDGAADTDPVRQPPQDAYSLRCVPQVLGPVRDTLGFVHGIVETELNAATDNPLVVPDLPRDLKAVSGGNFHAQYLAFASDFLSIAVTEIGSIAERRLFRLNDGTLNRGLPDMLVDGEKVGMDCGYMLPQYLAAALVSDCKTLAHPDSVDSIPTCSNQEDHVSMASNAGRHARQVVANIEAVVATELLMAGQAMELRLAEQGRGPEALAPATRAALDRLRATPATDGRPIDHLTRDVVMYPRVHAALDLARSGAVVDAVSQVG, from the coding sequence GTGACCACCGCAGACACCACGGCCACCGCACCCCTCGTCCTCGGCGACCGGCCGCTCACCCTCGACGGCCTCGTCGCCGTCGCCCGCCACCACCGCCCCGTAGCGCTCGGCGCGGCGGCCGAGAAGGCCATGGCGCCGAGCGCCGCATGGATCTCCCGGCTCACCGACGACATGGCCGAGGGCGCGGCCGCACGCCCCGTCTACAGCGTCAACACCGGATTCGGTTCGCTCGCCGGACGGCAGGCCTTCGAGACCGCGGCGGACGCCGTCGAACTGTCCCGTCGGCTCATCGTCTCCAACGCCTGTGGCGTCGGCCGGTATTGCGGCGAGGACGTCGTGCGCGCCACCATGCTGATCCGCGCCTCCAGCCTGGCGCGCGGCTACTCAGGCGTGCGCCCCGATGTCGTGCACACGCTGCTCGCCATGCTCAACTCCGGTGTCCATCCGGCGATCCCCGAGTACGGATCGCTCGGCGCCAGCGGCGACCTCATCCCGCTCGCCCACCTCGCCCTCGTCCTCAGCCGCCCCGCCGGTGACACCGACCCGGAAGAGGACAGCGGACTCGCCCACTACGAGGGCGAGTTGGTGAGCGGTCGCGCGGCCATGGCCGCCGCGGGTATCGACCGGCTCGCCCTCGGCGCCAAGGAGGGCCTCGCCCTCACCAACGGCACCTCGTACTCCACCGCGCTGTGCGCCCTCGCCCTGGCCGACGCGGAGAACCTCCTCGCCACCGCCGAGGTGACCGCCGCGATGAGCATCGAGGCGCTGCTCGGCTTCGGCGACGCCTTCCTGCCGCAGCTGCACGAGGCCCGCGGACACCCCGGGCAGATCGCGACGGCGGCCCGGCTGCGCGAACTCCTCGACGGCAGCGCCTTCGTCGACGGCGCCGCCGACACCGATCCCGTACGTCAGCCGCCCCAGGACGCGTACTCGCTGCGGTGTGTGCCGCAGGTGCTCGGGCCGGTGCGGGACACCCTTGGGTTCGTCCACGGCATCGTCGAGACGGAACTCAACGCCGCCACCGACAACCCGCTCGTCGTGCCAGATCTGCCGCGCGACCTCAAGGCCGTCTCCGGCGGCAACTTTCATGCCCAGTACCTGGCGTTCGCCTCCGACTTTCTCTCCATCGCGGTCACCGAGATCGGGTCGATCGCCGAGCGCCGCCTGTTCCGGCTCAACGACGGCACACTCAATCGCGGGCTGCCCGACATGCTCGTCGACGGCGAGAAGGTGGGCATGGACTGCGGCTACATGCTGCCGCAGTATCTGGCCGCCGCCCTGGTGTCCGACTGCAAGACACTCGCGCACCCGGACAGTGTCGACTCCATCCCCACCTGTTCCAACCAGGAGGACCATGTCTCGATGGCGTCCAACGCGGGGCGTCACGCCCGCCAGGTCGTCGCCAATATCGAGGCGGTCGTCGCCACGGAACTGTTGATGGCCGGCCAGGCGATGGAGCTGCGGCTCGCCGAGCAGGGGAGGGGCCCGGAGGCCCTCGCCCCGGCCACCCGCGCCGCCCTCGACCGGCTCCGCGCCACACCGGCCACCGACGGGCGGCCGATCGACCACCTGACCCGTGATGTCGTGATGTACCCGAGGGTGCACGCGGCGCTCGACCTTGCCCGGTCCGGGGCGGTCGTGGACGCGGTGTCCCAAGTGGGTTGA
- a CDS encoding PDR/VanB family oxidoreductase, protein MPTQEHLTVTVKETRSEAAGVRSLVLAAREGGSLPPWTPGAHIDVVLSRDLVRQYSLSSGTEEAGWRIAVLREPDGRGGSAYLHDRVVAGDTLLVSTPRNNFALNLDLDTPRLVFVAGGIGITPILPMLAAAERAGAGWQLLYLGRGAESMAFTEELARYGDRVRLHRDDVSGVADLAAELDGMGAAHAHVYACGPAGLLAAVQEYADAHPTSRLTLERFAAAPEGHARDGDRPFTVETAGGQEVEVGADQSIVDALTQAGVRTLTSCREGVCGTCETPVLGGTPDHRDQLLSEEERAAGDVMMICVSRCQGDRLVLDV, encoded by the coding sequence ATGCCTACGCAGGAGCACCTGACCGTGACCGTGAAGGAGACGCGCTCCGAGGCCGCGGGGGTGCGCTCCTTGGTGCTGGCCGCGCGTGAGGGCGGGTCGCTTCCGCCGTGGACACCCGGAGCGCATATCGATGTGGTCCTGTCCCGGGACCTGGTCCGGCAGTACTCACTGTCCTCGGGGACGGAGGAGGCCGGCTGGCGGATCGCCGTGCTGCGGGAGCCCGATGGGCGGGGTGGTTCGGCGTATCTGCACGACCGGGTCGTGGCGGGCGACACCCTGCTGGTGAGCACGCCCCGCAACAACTTCGCGCTGAACCTGGACCTGGACACACCACGGCTGGTGTTCGTCGCCGGCGGCATCGGCATCACGCCGATCCTGCCGATGCTGGCGGCGGCCGAACGGGCGGGTGCGGGTTGGCAGTTGCTGTACCTGGGACGCGGCGCGGAGAGTATGGCGTTCACCGAGGAGCTCGCCCGGTACGGCGACCGGGTGCGCCTGCACCGCGATGATGTCTCGGGTGTCGCGGACCTCGCCGCGGAGCTCGACGGCATGGGCGCGGCGCACGCGCATGTGTACGCGTGCGGCCCGGCCGGGCTGCTCGCGGCGGTGCAGGAGTACGCCGACGCGCACCCGACGTCCCGCCTCACACTCGAACGCTTCGCCGCGGCGCCGGAGGGCCACGCACGGGACGGCGACCGGCCGTTCACGGTGGAGACCGCCGGCGGGCAGGAGGTCGAGGTGGGCGCCGACCAGTCCATCGTCGACGCCCTGACGCAGGCCGGGGTGCGCACGCTCACCTCGTGCCGGGAGGGTGTGTGCGGGACGTGCGAGACACCGGTGCTCGGCGGCACCCCCGACCACCGCGACCAGCTCCTGAGCGAGGAGGAGCGGGCCGCGGGCGACGTCATGATGATCTGCGTCTCGCGCTGCCAGGGGGACCGTCTGGTCCTCGATGTGTGA
- a CDS encoding cytochrome P450 yields MSAPADTPVAHLADDPYDDAHLTDPYPLFTRMRDAGPAVWLERYGVHAFTRFAECREILTDHGTFLSGAGVGPRNYHQEPPWKPAGILDSDPPTHTPLRTAMSGVISPRNVRALRPAFRAYAEQLVDELLDKREFDAVTEMAELFPIEVFGNAVGIPREGRAENLLPHGAMNFSAFGPEDARYAEYFAAGEHTVGWVMENCARENLTPEGLGAKIWEYADQGMITGDEATRLVRALLSAGLDTTVLTLGNTMKCLSANPGQWELLHADPKLTRFAVDEALRHESPFQSFFRTTARDVDFHGVRIPEDTKVALFTGAANRDPRRFGDDADTYRIERDASGHLAFGFGIHQCVGQPISRLEAEVLISELARRVRTVEPAGDPVPFLHNTLRGWKHLPVRITPA; encoded by the coding sequence ATGTCCGCCCCGGCCGACACCCCCGTCGCACACCTCGCCGACGACCCCTACGACGACGCCCACCTCACCGACCCGTACCCGCTCTTCACGCGGATGCGCGACGCGGGGCCCGCGGTGTGGCTCGAGCGCTACGGGGTGCATGCCTTCACGCGGTTCGCGGAGTGCCGGGAGATCCTCACCGACCACGGGACGTTCCTCTCGGGCGCCGGGGTCGGGCCGCGCAACTACCACCAGGAACCTCCGTGGAAGCCGGCCGGCATCCTGGACTCCGACCCACCGACGCACACGCCGCTGCGTACCGCCATGTCCGGGGTCATCTCCCCGCGCAACGTGCGTGCGCTGCGCCCCGCGTTCCGTGCCTACGCCGAGCAACTCGTCGACGAACTCCTCGACAAGCGGGAGTTCGACGCGGTGACCGAGATGGCGGAGCTGTTCCCCATCGAGGTCTTCGGCAACGCCGTGGGCATCCCCCGCGAGGGCCGCGCCGAGAACCTGCTTCCGCACGGAGCCATGAACTTCTCCGCCTTCGGCCCCGAAGACGCCCGCTACGCCGAGTACTTCGCCGCCGGCGAGCACACCGTCGGCTGGGTCATGGAGAACTGCGCCCGCGAGAACCTGACGCCCGAAGGACTCGGCGCGAAGATCTGGGAGTACGCCGACCAGGGCATGATCACCGGCGACGAGGCGACCCGCCTGGTGCGCGCGCTGCTTTCGGCGGGGCTCGACACCACCGTGCTCACCCTCGGCAACACCATGAAGTGCCTGTCCGCCAACCCCGGCCAGTGGGAACTGCTGCACGCCGACCCGAAGTTGACCCGGTTCGCGGTGGACGAGGCGCTGCGCCACGAGTCACCGTTCCAGTCCTTCTTCCGCACCACCGCGCGCGACGTCGACTTCCACGGTGTCCGCATCCCCGAGGACACCAAGGTCGCCCTGTTCACCGGAGCCGCCAACCGTGACCCGCGTCGCTTCGGCGACGACGCCGACACCTACCGGATCGAGCGGGACGCCTCCGGGCACCTGGCGTTCGGCTTCGGCATCCATCAGTGCGTGGGCCAGCCCATCTCGCGCCTGGAGGCGGAGGTCCTGATCAGCGAACTGGCCCGCCGAGTGCGGACGGTGGAGCCTGCCGGTGATCCGGTGCCCTTCCTGCACAACACGCTGCGTGGCTGGAAGCACCTGCCGGTGCGCATCACTCCGGCGTGA
- a CDS encoding IclR family transcriptional regulator, which yields MTRAVPHDSDATTPAARPAASGAGVSFQRGLKVLMSVAESGETRVEQIAVDAGIPVSTVYRYLRTLRELDLVEERSGTYAPGWRLLELSGQHLTHTRLVELGHPLLQELTDGTGETAVLTVRVGSQAMCLRQTQSPHEMRMAFRINQLLPLYAGAGQRILLAHAPPPVIDRVLGRPMRTITDRTPDRARLAREMEGIRSSSFLISQGELNEGAVAVAVPVTAMGEVVCALTVAGPEPRCGPTWRRQARAQLRAAGARLAEILERGAGALTPE from the coding sequence TTGACCAGGGCTGTTCCGCACGATTCCGACGCGACGACGCCGGCCGCGCGCCCCGCGGCGTCCGGTGCGGGTGTGTCGTTCCAGCGTGGGCTGAAGGTGCTCATGAGCGTCGCCGAGTCCGGGGAGACCCGCGTCGAGCAGATCGCGGTCGACGCGGGGATACCGGTGAGCACGGTGTACCGATATCTGCGTACGCTGCGGGAGTTGGACCTGGTGGAGGAGCGTTCGGGCACGTACGCACCCGGCTGGCGGCTGCTGGAACTGTCGGGGCAGCATCTGACGCACACCCGGCTCGTGGAGCTCGGGCACCCGTTGCTGCAGGAGCTGACGGATGGGACCGGGGAGACAGCCGTACTGACCGTACGGGTCGGGTCGCAGGCGATGTGTCTGCGCCAGACCCAGTCACCGCACGAGATGCGGATGGCGTTCCGGATCAACCAGCTGCTGCCGCTGTACGCGGGGGCGGGCCAGCGCATCCTGCTGGCCCACGCGCCGCCCCCGGTGATCGACCGGGTGCTTGGCCGGCCGATGCGTACGATCACGGACCGCACGCCCGACCGGGCCCGCCTGGCACGGGAGATGGAGGGAATCCGGTCGAGCAGCTTCCTGATCTCGCAGGGCGAGCTGAACGAGGGCGCGGTCGCCGTCGCGGTGCCGGTGACCGCGATGGGCGAGGTGGTGTGCGCGCTGACCGTGGCCGGGCCCGAACCGCGGTGCGGTCCGACCTGGCGACGTCAGGCCCGCGCCCAGCTACGAGCGGCGGGCGCGCGCCTCGCGGAGATCCTGGAGCGCGGGGCGGGCGCCCTCACGCCGGAGTGA
- a CDS encoding DUF4267 domain-containing protein, with protein sequence MSLKRVNTILTTVITLFVLYLGLSFMLTPETSTPGVGLPTWPSGDGGGFLVMKGLREFAMGLVIGVLLLTGHRRALGWVLLAEAVAPFGDMINVLTHHGSVAAAFGIHGLTAAFIAVTGLLILRETRKTHNVPTSVPAAAR encoded by the coding sequence ATGTCACTGAAGCGCGTCAATACCATCCTGACCACCGTCATCACGCTGTTCGTTCTCTACCTCGGGCTGTCCTTCATGCTGACCCCCGAGACGTCCACTCCAGGCGTCGGCCTGCCGACCTGGCCCTCCGGCGACGGCGGCGGTTTCCTCGTCATGAAGGGCCTCCGCGAGTTCGCGATGGGCCTGGTCATAGGCGTCCTGCTGCTGACTGGCCACCGCCGCGCCCTCGGCTGGGTCCTGCTGGCGGAGGCCGTCGCCCCGTTCGGCGACATGATCAACGTCCTGACCCACCACGGCTCCGTGGCCGCCGCGTTCGGCATCCACGGCCTGACCGCGGCATTCATCGCGGTCACCGGTCTGCTGATCCTGCGCGAGACCCGCAAGACCCACAACGTCCCCACCTCGGTGCCCGCCGCGGCGAGGTAG
- the nhaC gene encoding Na+/H+ antiporter NhaC, with the protein MPETAPVAAPRRTPTFLQALAPIAVMIALLVVGTVWLGLDPVILLIVASSFAGVYALWFGLSWEQMLIGIRRKIDSTMPALLILISIGMLTGTWMISGTIPMVVDYGLQVIEPHWILPVSFLVTVVVSTLTGTSWGSVGTVGVALISVAGGLGASLPMTAGAIVAGAYFGDKMSPLSDTTNLAPVVAGANLFEHIRHLLYTTVPAAVVSLIAYFFLGLSMDTHASQGTGKQTEELLGFLDKAFTFSPLLLLPPLVVLVGAVLRKPPLPTIILSSVVAAVLGGVVQGFSLSELSTAASEGFNSDMLAAHGWDAQAIPETARTLLDRGGLSSMTSVVLIGLAGFAFAGIITEAGFMDVLITRLLQRVRRTGGIVLATVGSSIGVALATGTSYLTILIPGEGFKQVYADKGLAPKNLSRTLEDSGTVMVPLIPWSEAAMYMSTTLGVATISYAPYAFLCYLGAVFAVICGYTGIGIARNSPTPSDRPTSTEPTASTPVS; encoded by the coding sequence ATGCCCGAAACCGCTCCGGTCGCGGCGCCGCGCCGGACCCCCACCTTCCTCCAGGCCCTCGCCCCGATCGCCGTGATGATCGCGCTGCTGGTGGTCGGCACGGTCTGGCTCGGCCTCGATCCCGTGATCCTGCTCATCGTCGCCTCGAGCTTCGCCGGGGTGTACGCGCTGTGGTTCGGCCTGAGCTGGGAGCAGATGCTCATCGGCATCCGCCGCAAGATCGACTCGACCATGCCCGCGCTGTTGATCCTGATCTCGATCGGCATGCTCACCGGCACCTGGATGATCAGCGGAACGATCCCGATGGTCGTGGACTACGGGCTCCAAGTGATCGAACCCCACTGGATACTCCCCGTGTCGTTCCTGGTTACCGTGGTCGTCTCCACGCTCACGGGAACGTCGTGGGGCTCGGTCGGCACGGTCGGCGTCGCGCTCATCAGCGTGGCGGGCGGTCTTGGTGCCTCGCTGCCCATGACGGCCGGTGCGATCGTCGCGGGTGCCTACTTCGGCGACAAGATGTCACCGCTGTCGGACACGACCAACCTGGCCCCGGTCGTCGCGGGCGCCAACCTCTTCGAGCACATCCGCCACCTCCTGTACACCACGGTGCCCGCCGCGGTCGTGTCGCTGATCGCCTACTTCTTCCTCGGCCTGAGCATGGACACGCATGCGTCGCAGGGCACGGGCAAGCAGACGGAGGAGCTTCTCGGCTTCCTGGACAAGGCGTTCACCTTCAGTCCGCTGCTCCTGCTGCCGCCTCTCGTGGTCCTGGTGGGAGCGGTGCTGCGCAAGCCGCCGCTGCCGACGATCATTCTGTCGTCGGTGGTGGCCGCGGTCCTGGGCGGCGTGGTGCAGGGCTTCTCCCTGTCCGAGCTGAGCACCGCCGCGTCCGAGGGCTTCAACTCCGACATGCTCGCCGCGCACGGGTGGGACGCGCAGGCCATCCCGGAGACGGCCCGGACCCTCCTCGACCGCGGTGGACTCTCCTCCATGACGAGCGTCGTCCTCATCGGCCTCGCCGGCTTCGCGTTCGCCGGCATCATCACCGAGGCGGGCTTCATGGACGTGCTGATCACGCGCCTGCTGCAGCGCGTCCGGCGCACCGGAGGCATCGTCCTGGCGACGGTGGGGTCGTCCATCGGCGTCGCGCTGGCCACCGGCACCTCGTACCTGACGATCCTCATCCCCGGCGAGGGCTTCAAGCAGGTCTACGCCGACAAGGGCCTCGCCCCCAAGAACCTCTCCCGCACCCTGGAGGACTCCGGCACGGTCATGGTCCCGCTGATCCCCTGGAGCGAGGCCGCGATGTACATGTCGACGACGCTGGGCGTGGCGACGATCTCGTACGCGCCCTACGCCTTCCTCTGCTACCTGGGCGCGGTGTTCGCGGTGATCTGCGGCTACACCGGCATCGGCATCGCCCGCAACAGCCCGACCCCGTCCGACCGGCCCACGTCCACGGAGCCGACCGCGTCCACGCCCGTCTCCTGA
- a CDS encoding DmpA family aminopeptidase produces the protein MTPRPRPRALGIAPGTLPPGPSNSLTDVRGVRVGHLTLHHDDEAQPARTGVTVVVPATGSVFRHKPAAGLDVVNGFGKAAGLSQVVELGVLETPLALTNTLGVGAAFEGLTRHALGDHPEIGVSTGTVNPVVLECNDGWLNDIRGLLVRPRHVLDALASASEGPVVEGAVGAGTGMVSFGWKAGIGSSSRLVDAEDGGRFTVGVLVLANFGRASDLTVLGAPVGRHLTPKQAAEQAEFARGAGSCVVLVATDAPADARQLRRIAKRASVGLARTGGIIQHGSGEYALAWSTTNRTPHVPSGPVRTSSALAEDGPLMDLMFRAVAEATEEAVLGSLFAAHPVTGIRGHHAPALPTDRVTQLLRHPEPLAHPGAPPEPTP, from the coding sequence GTGACACCCCGGCCCCGTCCCCGCGCCCTGGGGATCGCCCCGGGCACGCTGCCGCCCGGCCCCTCGAACTCCCTGACCGACGTACGAGGTGTCCGCGTGGGGCACCTCACCCTCCACCACGACGACGAGGCGCAGCCGGCGCGGACGGGCGTGACCGTCGTCGTCCCCGCCACCGGCTCCGTGTTCCGCCACAAGCCGGCTGCCGGCCTGGACGTCGTCAACGGGTTCGGCAAGGCCGCAGGACTCAGCCAGGTCGTCGAACTCGGCGTGCTGGAAACGCCGTTGGCGCTGACGAACACGCTCGGCGTCGGGGCCGCCTTCGAGGGCCTGACCCGGCACGCGCTGGGCGACCACCCGGAGATCGGTGTCTCGACGGGCACCGTCAACCCCGTGGTCCTGGAGTGCAACGACGGCTGGCTCAACGACATCCGCGGGCTTCTCGTACGCCCGCGTCATGTCCTCGACGCGCTGGCCTCGGCGTCCGAAGGGCCCGTTGTGGAAGGGGCCGTCGGGGCGGGCACCGGCATGGTGTCCTTCGGGTGGAAGGCCGGCATCGGTTCGAGTTCGCGGCTCGTAGACGCCGAGGATGGCGGCCGCTTCACCGTGGGCGTCCTCGTCCTCGCCAACTTCGGGCGGGCGTCAGACCTGACGGTGCTCGGCGCCCCGGTCGGCCGCCACCTCACGCCCAAACAGGCGGCGGAGCAGGCCGAGTTCGCCCGTGGCGCCGGATCCTGTGTCGTGCTCGTCGCCACGGACGCCCCGGCGGACGCCCGCCAGCTGCGGCGCATCGCCAAGCGCGCCTCGGTCGGTCTGGCCCGCACCGGCGGCATCATCCAGCACGGCAGCGGTGAGTACGCCCTGGCCTGGTCCACGACGAACCGCACACCCCACGTACCGTCCGGGCCCGTCCGCACCTCCTCGGCCCTGGCGGAGGACGGCCCCCTGATGGACCTGATGTTCCGGGCCGTCGCCGAGGCGACGGAGGAGGCCGTCCTCGGCTCCCTGTTCGCCGCGCACCCGGTGACCGGCATCCGGGGCCACCACGCACCCGCGCTGCCCACGGACCGCGTGACCCAACTGCTGCGCCACCCCGAGCCGTTGGCCCACCCGGGCGCGCCGCCGGAGCCCACCCCGTAA
- a CDS encoding GntR family transcriptional regulator, with amino-acid sequence MTGLIHRRLAGQVVEMLREQILTGVLPSGSRLNEVEIARDLGISRSPLREAIGQLVSDGLLVHVPNKGAAVLTAGPEDVAALFELRSALECRAARLAALRRQPKEVARLRKVCVRSRTARETGRKLPYNLDLDFHRLLMEAAHSPRIAEQVWLVQQQVIVLRSGLVSRPAHTEASLTDHEAMAEAVADGDAELAASLMEAHLSLVETELLHSLQSDTRHADHGEGATPARRRAGRAEAT; translated from the coding sequence GTGACCGGACTGATCCACCGTCGTCTGGCGGGACAGGTGGTCGAGATGCTGCGCGAGCAGATCCTCACCGGTGTGCTGCCGTCCGGCTCCCGCCTGAACGAGGTGGAGATCGCCCGCGATCTGGGCATCAGCCGCAGCCCGCTGCGCGAGGCCATCGGTCAGCTGGTGAGCGACGGGCTGCTGGTGCACGTGCCCAACAAGGGCGCCGCCGTCCTGACGGCGGGCCCCGAGGACGTAGCGGCACTCTTCGAGCTGCGCTCGGCGCTCGAATGCCGGGCGGCACGCCTGGCCGCGCTCCGCAGGCAGCCCAAGGAGGTGGCCCGCCTGCGCAAGGTGTGCGTGCGCTCCCGCACGGCGCGCGAGACGGGGCGCAAACTCCCGTACAACCTTGACCTCGACTTCCACCGTTTGCTGATGGAGGCCGCGCACAGCCCCCGTATCGCCGAGCAGGTGTGGCTGGTGCAGCAGCAGGTGATCGTGCTGCGCAGCGGGCTCGTGTCGCGGCCCGCCCACACGGAGGCCTCGCTGACCGACCACGAGGCGATGGCCGAGGCGGTCGCGGACGGCGACGCCGAGCTCGCCGCGAGCCTGATGGAGGCCCATCTCTCCCTGGTGGAGACCGAGTTGCTGCACTCCCTGCAGTCGGACACGCGGCACGCGGACCACGGCGAGGGGGCCACGCCCGCGCGCCGCCGCGCCGGCCGAGCGGAGGCGACGTGA